DNA sequence from the Larus michahellis chromosome 20, bLarMic1.1, whole genome shotgun sequence genome:
GTGTACCTGCAACGGCAGCgggcggggtgagggggggcccGGGGAGCGTCCCGCCGGCCCGGACCCGTCGCCGCCGGCGGGACTCCCTCCGGCGGGGGCCGGGAGCGGTGCAGGcccgggaggggagcgggggatCGCGTCCTACTTGACGCAGGGCCGGCTGCCCCGCAGGAAGCTCCGCGGCTCGGCGCACTCGATGCCGTCCAGCGCCCGGCACTGCACCCGCGTGTGCTCCACCTCGCCGTAGGCCTGTCCGCCGAACTGCGGGCAGCGCGGGCGGGGCCCTCAGcggcgggcagggcccggggcccgccgccggcccggccccgccgccgctccccgcccgcccctcaCCTTCACGCAGCCGtggcccagctcctgctgcgCCGTGGCGTTCCCGCCGTGGTCCACCGGCTCCTCGCACTCCACGAACTCCtcagggctgcggggagggagggagcggtgAGGGGGGGCCAGGCGGCGGCTCCTtgtccccccctcccgccccgggtCGGCGCTCACAGGTAGGTGCAGAGGACGAGCGGCGCCTGCGGGTCGGTGTAGGCCcaggaggcggcgggcgggcccgggCCGGGCTCCTCGGGCTCGGTGCCGTTGTGGGGGAGGCCGCGGGAGgcgccctgcagcagcagcaggttgccGAGCAGCAGCGCGGCCTGCCCGCACAGCAGCGCGTACCCCACCGGCCCGCCGCGCCGCGGCGCCATGGCGGCGCCCGCTGCTAGGAAACGCCGCCGCctccgggccgcgccgccgccgcgccgccgccagccAATGGGCGACCGCCGTCTCGCCGCGGGGGGCGGGGAATAGCCGCCCGCAGCCAGTCAGAGCGAAGGCGGAAGAGACTGCGGGGGCAACGCCCAGAGGCGAGGCGGAAGTCCGCGCCAGGCGAGGAGGCGATTGGCTGGCGGGAAGGCCTGCCAGCCTATGGGTGAAGGCGGGAGGCGGGGCACCGGTGCCCCGCGGTGAGGGGCGGTGAGCGATGGCCGCACTGCGGGGCTTCCGGTCGCcattccccgccgccccccgagcAGGGCCCCGGCAGCGAGGGGCCTCCGGACGCGCTGCGCCGCTCGGCGTGAGTTGCTGGGGCGCGGTGGGAGCCGCCCGGCGCCGTGAGGCCgccgggcgggaggg
Encoded proteins:
- the TM2D2 gene encoding TM2 domain-containing protein 2 isoform X2, producing MAPRRGGPVGYALLCGQAALLLGNLLLLQGASRGLPHNGTEPEEPGPGPPAASWAYTDPQAPLVLCTYLPEEFVECEEPVDHGGNATAQQELGHGCVKFGGQAYGEVEHTRVQCRALDGIECAEPRSFLRGSRPCVKYTGHYFITTLLYSFFLGCFGVDRFCLGHTGTAVGKLLTLGGLGIWWFVDLILLITGGLMPSDGSNWCTVY